CGTGATCCTCAGGAACCTGATCGTGGAAGGACCCGGCGCCTGCGACAACGACTGCGGCAGCGCCGGCGAATCCCGCAAGGACGCCATTTCCATCATCAACAGCGCCACGAACATCTGGCTCGACCACATGGACGTCTTCGACGGCGAGGACGGCAACACGGACATCACCAAAGGTTCGGACTTCGTCACCATCAGCTGGACCAAGTTCCACTATTCGGACAAGTCCTTCCCTTCGGGAACTTCCGGAAAGTCCCACCGCTTCAGCAACCTCCTGGGCGGCTCGGACACGGAAGCCTCCGACGGCAAGCTCAGCGTGACCTTCTTCAAGACCTGGTGGGGCGAGGGCGTGGCCGAGCGCATGCCGCGCGTTCGCTTCGGAAAGGTCCACATCGCCAACTGCCTGTTCAACAGCAAGGACCCGGGCCAGAACCACTCCGTCCGTGCCGGTTTCAAGGCCAACATTCTCGTGGAGGGAAGCGCGTTCATCGGCCAGAAGAAGCCCATCGATCTGTTCGACAACGACTTCACCGCCATCACGGTGAAGAACTCCACCTTCACGGGATGCTCGGGCAACATGGCCGGTTCGGGAACCGCTTTCACTCCTCCCTATTCGTTGACACTTTCTGCCGCCAGCGCGGTGGAAGCCGAGGTGTCCAACGCGACCACCGGCGCCGGCGCCACCCTGACCTGGACTTCTGGAATCGTCGCTCGGCCATCGTCGTCGTCCGCTCTGTCGATCCAATCCGTACCCGGCGGTTTGGAGCTGACCAACCACTCGGCGGAAGTTGTGGATGCATCCCTGTGGAGCCTGGTCGGCCAACGCCTGAGCCCCGTGTCCAACCTGGTGCCCGGCGCTTCCCTGCGCGTAGCGTCAGCCACCCAGAGCGTTCTTCTGCGCACGACCACCCAAGGCGTCACCTCCACCTCCCTCCTGCCTCCGGTCCGCTGAACGCTGACCCCGCGTTAGGGCTCGACTTTCCGAAACGAAAAGCGCCGGGAGGAAACTCTCGGCGCATTCTTGTTTGTGCCAACAGCCTAGATCCCGCGATAGAGAGGGATGCAGCGCGCCCGGAACGCGCTGCAGATTGGCGTCGGCGGGCGAGGAGGCGGTAGCTTGCTCCTCCCATTGTGCGAGCACGCAGAATGGGAACCCTGCTGGTTCGCGGTGACGACCGATCCCCACGACTAGGTGAGCAATCGGGTCGCCCGCATGCGCGACAGCTCGTACGAGACAAAATGCTACCCGGCCCTATTGCGGGATCTAGGATCAGGCCTCAGAGAAAATTCCCCTCGAAGGACACCCCCAAACCTACGACTCCGGTGTATTCGACCCGAACGGCGGCCGTCAGCCAACGACGTGGCGCCCCTCCTATGGCGGCGAAAACCACAGGACGGGAACGGATGTCCGAACGCATGCGATACCACACGATTCTCGCGTACACATCGTCGGAAATTTGTCCGTCCTTGAGGATCTTGACATCTCGTGTGTCCTCTGCCATCTCCAAGGCATCCAGTCTGGACCAGACCCAGCCGGCCCCCAATTCCCACCGAACAAACTCA
This DNA window, taken from Fibrobacterota bacterium, encodes the following:
- a CDS encoding pectate lyase, coding for MRNNLQLALCALAALAAPALSASASDKAIGWASQNGGTTGGAGGTEVTVTTMADLQKYAKMSGKYVIWVKGTMGSYGQRGEGNADQVTFASDKSVLGHPGARIKGNLYLSGVKNVILRNLIVEGPGACDNDCGSAGESRKDAISIINSATNIWLDHMDVFDGEDGNTDITKGSDFVTISWTKFHYSDKSFPSGTSGKSHRFSNLLGGSDTEASDGKLSVTFFKTWWGEGVAERMPRVRFGKVHIANCLFNSKDPGQNHSVRAGFKANILVEGSAFIGQKKPIDLFDNDFTAITVKNSTFTGCSGNMAGSGTAFTPPYSLTLSAASAVEAEVSNATTGAGATLTWTSGIVARPSSSSALSIQSVPGGLELTNHSAEVVDASLWSLVGQRLSPVSNLVPGASLRVASATQSVLLRTTTQGVTSTSLLPPVR